The genomic DNA GCCTTTACCCCGGGTTTATAGAAGATCCTCGTAGGCAGGCGCAGAATCGAGCAGCTGCTTGCGGACCGTCTCGCCCGCACCGCTTTCGATGAGTACGTTATCCGGCAGTACTACCGCCGCCCGGCCGTTCGCTTCGCTCACTGCTC from Marispirochaeta aestuarii includes the following:
- a CDS encoding N-6 DNA methylase, which codes for MSEANGRAAVVLPDNVLIESGAGETVRKQLLDSAPAYEDLL